The Impatiens glandulifera chromosome 3, dImpGla2.1, whole genome shotgun sequence genome contains a region encoding:
- the LOC124930840 gene encoding phosphoglycolate phosphatase 1A, chloroplastic-like: MINAGGGAVLSSTSSSLLSRLSPISKRFLSLLHLHSKKRSTVLSFGWNSSNLTSLNTRMHSSPFSSIVTRASAQPLQNPDELIDSVETFIFDCDGVIWKGDKLISGVPETLDLLRSKGKRLVFVTNNSTKSRKQYGKKFEELGLSVSQEEIFASSFAAAAYLKSIDFPKDKKVYVIGEDGILKELELAGYQYVGGPEDGSKKIELKPGFLMEHDEQVGAVVVGFDRYFNYYKIQYATLCIRENPGCLFIATNRDAVTHLTDAQEWAGGGSMVGAVYGSTQKEPLVVGKPSTFMMDYLANEFGILKSQICMVGDRLDTDILFGQNGGCKTLLVLSGVTSLSKLKDPSNTIQPDFYTNQISDFLTLKAKAATV; the protein is encoded by the exons ATGATCAACGCAGGAGGAGGAGCAGTTCTGTCCTCTACTTCCTCATCACTTCTCTCGCGCCTTTCTCCAATTTCCAAGcgttttctttctcttcttcatcttcacaGCAAGAAGAGGTCTACTGTGCTCAGCTTCGGATGGAACAGTAGTAATCTTACTTCACTCAATACTAGAATGCATTCATCACCCTTTTCCAGTATTGTCACTCGCGCTTCTGCTCAGCCTCTCCAGAATCCCGATGAACTCATCGATTCGGTTGAGACATTCATCTTTGATTGCGACG GGGTTATATGGAAAGGGGATAAGCTTATATCTGGCGTACCTGAGACTCTTGATTTGCTTCGATCTAAG GGAAAGAGATTAGTGTTTGTTACTAATAACTCTACCAAGTCTAGAAAACAATATGGCAAGAAGTTTGAAGAACTTGGTCTTAGTGTCAGTCAG GAGGAAATTTTTGCATCATCTTTTGCTGCTGCTGCATATTTGAAATCCATTGATTTCCCAAAAGATAAAAAG GTCTATGTGATTGGAGAAGATGGAATCTTGAAGGAACTTGAGTTAGCTGGATATCAGTACGTTGGTGGCCCG GAAGACGGAAGCAAAAAGATAGAGCTAAAGCCTGGGTTTTTGATGGAGCATGATGAACAG GTTGGAGCTGTTGTGGTTGGATTTGATCGCTATTTCAACTACTACAAAATCCA ATATGCCACCCTCTGCATACGTGAAAACCCAGGATGTCTGTTCATAGCAACTAACCGTGATGCTGTTACTCATCTTACAGATGCTCAGGAATGGGCAG GTGGTGGTTCAATGGTTGGCGCTGTTTATGGGTCTACTCAGAAAGAACCTTTGGTTGTTGGAAAACCATCAACTTTTATGATGGATTACTTGGCAAACGA GTTCGGGATACTTAAGTCACAAATATGCATGGTTGGCGACAGATTAGATACAGACATTCTTTTTGGACAAAATGGTGGCTGTAAAACCCTTCTAGTTCTCTCGG GTGTGACAAGTTTGTCAAAGCTTAAGGATCCTAGCAATACAATTCAACCTGATTTTTACACAAACCAGATCTCAGACTTCCTCACTCTTAAAGCTAAAGCTGCCACTGTATAA
- the LOC124931360 gene encoding INO80 complex subunit D-like: MAPANNSNKHNNVSSNHNHLSIPSKPTNMANPNPIPNPNPSIGNGFNDQTLNPPPAHYNRNNSSLRLFNDWLEKAEKNNHKASSSSALPATATTAMEIDGSEEDVALAKSEVLTREEVLRRRSRQMKNLIKVYKEHYWSMTEEIKIRYREYYWEFGKSPFQDDEVAGENVDGNNSVPQEGLNRCEVHGCKVKAMAMTRFCHTHILSDSKQRLYKGCSYVTKSLPSGPIYCMKPVLRSTVPLLCSMHLGKAEKHVAKALRKAGLTTTCKSKFAPKLHVVIAEFVRQLQAKRRRIALVENKKG, from the exons ATGGCTCCTGCAAACAATTCCAACAAGCACAACAATGTAAGCAGCAATCACAATCATCTCTCTATACCTTCAAAACCCACAAACATGGCGAATCCAAATCCGATTCCAAACCCTAATCCGTCAATCGGAAACGGGTTCAACGACCAAACCCTTAATCCACCACCCGCACATTACAATCGGAACAACAGCAGTCTTCGTCTGTTCAACGATTGGCTAGAGAAGGCCGAAAAGAACAATCACAAAGCTTCTAGCTCATCTGCTTTGCCGGCAACGGCAACAACTGCAATGGAAATTGACGGATCGGAGGAGGATGTTGCCCTGGCGAAATCGGAGGTTTTGACTAGGGAAGAAGTTCTCAGGCGGCGATCTCGTCAGATGAAGAATCTGATCAAGGTTTACAAAGAGCATTACTGGTCTATGACTGAAGAAATCAAGATCAGGTACAGAGAATACTATTGGGAGTTTGGTAAAAGCCCTTTTCAAGATGATGAAGTTGCTGGAGAAAATGTTGATGGTAACAATTCTGTACCACAAGAAGGGTTGAATCGGTGTGAAGTTCATGGTTGTAAAGTTAAGGCTATGGCTATGACCCGTTTTTGCCATACCCACATATTATCAGACTCGAAGCAGAGGCTTTACAAGGGTTGCTCTTATGTGACCAAAAG CTTACCATCAGGACCAATCTACTGTATGAAGCCTGTTTTGAGATCAACTGTTCCTCTTCTTTGCTCAATGCATTTAGGGAAGGCTGAAAAGCATGTGGCAAAGGCACTGAGGAAGGCAGGTCTTACTACAACTTGTAAGAGTAAGTTTGCTCCTAAACTTCATGTTGTAATTGCAGAATTTGTAAGACAGCTTCAAGCCAAAAGGAGGAGGATTGCACTTGTTGAAAACAAGAAAGGATAA